From Salvia splendens isolate huo1 chromosome 3, SspV2, whole genome shotgun sequence, a single genomic window includes:
- the LOC121796807 gene encoding uncharacterized protein LOC121796807 — MRKYRVNHRQSPPYHPQSNDQEYFGENGEAFEEGLVQEARRGLVGLSYRSKNPDRHVTIQIGFRQNVPSSCGYQTVKEVNMQPHACAEERKLQLQELEELRLESYDAAMWYKEKTKLWHDKNLRLKELKVGHRVLLFLSRLKLMSGKLKSKWTGPYTIIALRANGAVELQGSDPNSAPFLVNGHRVKPFRDNSEVRTVEEIQLRIPGVLT; from the coding sequence ATGAGGAAATATAGGGTTAACCACCGTCAGTCCCCCCCATATCATCCGCAAAGTAATGATCAAGAGTATTTTGGAGAAAACGGTGAGGCCTTTGAGGAAGGATTGGTGCAAGAGGCTAGACGAGGCCTTGTGGGCTTATCGTACCGCTCAAAAAACCCCGATCGGCATGTCACCATACAGATTGGTTTTCGGCAAAATGTGCCATCTTCCTGCGGGTATCAAACAGTAAAAGAAGTGAACATGCAACCCCATGCTTGTGCTGAGGAAAGGAAACTCCAACTGCAGGAGTTGGAAGAGCTTAGACTGGAATCGTACGATGCTGCtatgtggtataaggaaaaaactaagttgtggcatgacaagaacctccgacTGAAGGAGTTGAAAGTTGGACATAGAGTTCTTTTGTTCCTGTCAAGACTCAAATTGATGTCTGGGAAGTTGAAGTCGAAGTGGACAGGGCCTTACACCATCATCGCCCTAAGAGCGAATGGAGCAGTGGAGCTGCAGGGAAGTGACCCAAACTCTGCTCCTTTTCTGGTTAATGGTCACCGTGTGAAACcttttagggataactcggaggtGCGCACAGTGGAAGAAATTCAACTGCGCATACCCGGTGTTCTCACCTAA